A window of the Garra rufa chromosome 10, GarRuf1.0, whole genome shotgun sequence genome harbors these coding sequences:
- the tecrl2b gene encoding trans-2,3-enoyl-CoA reductase-like 2b, whose translation MDLRSLFTVAQFIKARCDHGLKAGESKIKNYVFFEVEILDPKSKTQLCYLDKVEPNATIAEIKTLLHKIYPKFYPSRQALKLHPEGKALSDDDVLEDLPVGTTATMFFQDLGPQLGWTMVFLAECLGPLFIYLLFFFRLPYIYGHEFDYTRSPFKVVRLACWCHSLHYIKRLVETIFIHRFSDGTLPLRTIMMLCLYYWGFAAWQAYYINHPLYTPPTYGRLQIYSALAMFLVCEIGNFSVHLILNRISCNGSRPTEIPYPTNNPFTWLFFFVSCPNYTYEVGSWISLAIMTQCVPVGVFAFLGFIQMTIWARGKHKTYIEQFEDYPDLRTAIIPLFF comes from the exons ATGGATTTAAGGAGTCTTTTCACTGTAGCCCAATTTATAAAGGCCAGATGTGACCACGGCCTGAAAGCTGGTGAATCCAAGATTAAGAATTATGTCTTTTTTGAGGTGGAGATCCTGGACCCCAAGAGCAAGACGCAACTCTGCTACCTGGATAAG GTGGAGCCCAATGCAACCATTGCAGAGATCAAGACATTGTTGCACAAAATTT ACCCCAAGTTTTATCCATCAAGACAGGCACTGAAGCTGCATCCAG AGGGAAAGGCCCTCAGTGATGATGATGTGCTGGAGGATCTACCAGTTGGCACGACCGCAACAATGTTCTTCCAGGACCTCGGCCCACAGTTAGGCTGGactatg GTATTTCTGGCAGAGTGTCTTGGGCCGCTTTTCATTTACCTGCTGTTCTTCTTTCGTCTTCCATACATCTACGGGCACGAGTTTGACTACACCCGAAGTCCATTTAAAGTTGTCAG GCTGGCTTGCTGGTGCCACTCTCTTCATTACATTAAGAGGCTTGTGGAAACTATTTTTATACATCGCTTTTCTGACGGAACATTACCTTTACGCACCATCATGATG CTCTGTCTGTATTACTGGGGATTTGCAGCATGGCAGGCGTATTACATCAACCATCCGCTCTACACCCCACCAA CTTATGGGAGACTTCAGATCTACTCTGCACTGGCAATGTTTTTG GTCTGTGAGATTGGAAATTTCTCAGTTCATCTGATTTTGAATCGAATCAGCTGTAATG GGTCCAGGCCTACAGAGATCCCTTATCCCACAAATAATCCATTCACTTGGCTGTTTTTCTTCGTGTCCTGTCCAAACTACACATATGAG GTGGGATCATGGATCAGCTTGGCAATCATGACACAGTGTGTTCCAG TGGGAGTTTTCGCATTTTTGGGTTTTATTCAGATGACCATATGGGCTCGGGGAAAGCATAAAACCTACATCGAACAATTCGAAGACTATCCCGACCTAAGAACGGCCATCATTCCACTCTTCTTCTAG